A single Nostoc sp. PCC 7107 DNA region contains:
- a CDS encoding cation:proton antiporter, whose translation MHTVILVLIEVLIVIGLSRLIGLAFKSIKQPLVIGEIVAGIMLGPSLFGLLAPHVAASLFPPETIPFLNVLSQVGLIFFMFLIGLELNPKYLSGNLQAAILTSNVSIIVPFSLAAILSLLLYPLVSNASVSFTAFALFLGAAMSITAFPVLARIITENNLQGTRLGTLALTCAAVDDVTAWCILAVAIAVARTGNIAGAIPTIIESIVYITFMLTVGRWFLQRLATYYRRTGRLSQLLLAVIYMAVVGSALITELIGIHLIFGAFLLGAAMPKNADLVRELAVKTEDFVLIFLLPIFFAYSGLRTQIGLLNRPELWLLCGLVLFVAIAGKYIGTYVAARVSGINKREASALGWLMNTRGLTELIVLNIGLELGVISPLVFTMLVIMALVTTFMTSPLLEWTYPKHLIKLDVVEPDLEAEATTEPTTVVEAAPNYRILVPVANPSTQKGLLQFAVTLALNYRQPAVVSPLSLIELQEDYAFESTPVEAERLILQRRQQLEELINTLEPQIARSYVHPIIRISSNVARETAQIAQIEQTDLILVGWHRPAFSNNRLGGRVGQILSTAPVDVAVFVDRGLERLENLLVPYSANIHDDLALILALRLLINRDTCMLQILQVLGENQQKDELSYELYKMMEQLPASVRDRIEIKTVESPEPIQAVVAASETVDLTIAGTSRVWGIERQTLGRYTDALAIQCRSSLLITRRYSQVTSHLASVLPEISNQESKVTN comes from the coding sequence TATTTCCACCTGAAACAATTCCGTTTCTTAATGTATTGTCTCAGGTGGGATTAATATTTTTCATGTTTTTAATTGGGTTAGAACTTAATCCTAAATATCTCAGTGGAAACTTACAAGCAGCGATTCTTACCTCGAATGTCAGCATAATTGTGCCGTTTTCTCTGGCGGCTATTTTGTCTTTACTGCTGTATCCTCTGGTTTCTAATGCTAGTGTCTCGTTTACTGCCTTTGCCCTATTTTTAGGTGCAGCAATGTCAATTACTGCTTTTCCGGTATTGGCAAGAATTATTACAGAGAACAATTTGCAGGGGACACGGCTAGGAACCTTGGCATTAACTTGTGCAGCCGTAGATGATGTGACTGCATGGTGTATTTTAGCAGTAGCAATCGCCGTAGCCCGAACGGGTAACATTGCTGGTGCTATACCCACAATTATTGAGAGCATTGTCTACATTACCTTTATGCTAACGGTGGGGCGTTGGTTTCTTCAACGGTTAGCCACTTACTATCGGCGTACTGGACGTTTAAGCCAGTTACTTTTAGCCGTAATTTACATGGCGGTAGTTGGTTCTGCACTCATCACCGAACTAATTGGGATTCACCTAATTTTTGGCGCGTTTTTATTGGGTGCAGCAATGCCCAAGAATGCAGATTTAGTTCGAGAATTAGCGGTTAAAACCGAAGATTTTGTCTTGATATTTCTGCTACCAATATTTTTTGCCTATAGTGGCTTGCGGACGCAGATAGGTTTACTAAATCGTCCTGAATTATGGCTGTTATGTGGATTGGTATTGTTTGTGGCGATCGCTGGCAAGTATATTGGCACTTATGTAGCTGCTCGTGTAAGTGGCATCAATAAGCGAGAAGCTTCCGCCCTTGGTTGGTTAATGAATACACGGGGTTTAACCGAGCTAATTGTTCTCAACATTGGTTTAGAGTTAGGCGTAATTTCACCCTTGGTCTTTACCATGCTGGTAATTATGGCATTGGTAACAACATTTATGACTTCGCCCCTGCTGGAGTGGACATATCCCAAACATCTCATCAAGTTGGATGTAGTCGAACCAGACTTGGAAGCAGAAGCGACAACTGAACCTACTACTGTTGTTGAAGCTGCTCCTAATTACCGGATTTTAGTGCCGGTTGCGAATCCTAGCACACAAAAAGGGTTGCTGCAATTTGCAGTAACTTTGGCACTCAACTACAGACAACCTGCTGTAGTCAGTCCTCTTAGCTTAATTGAATTGCAAGAAGATTATGCCTTTGAGAGTACCCCAGTAGAAGCGGAACGATTAATTCTTCAGCGTCGCCAGCAACTAGAAGAATTGATTAACACCTTAGAACCGCAAATTGCTCGTTCCTATGTGCATCCGATTATTCGCATATCCAGTAATGTGGCGCGAGAAACAGCCCAAATCGCCCAAATTGAACAAACAGATTTAATACTTGTCGGATGGCATCGTCCAGCTTTTAGTAACAATCGTTTAGGTGGCAGAGTCGGGCAGATTCTCAGCACTGCACCAGTGGATGTTGCCGTATTTGTAGATCGGGGATTAGAGCGTTTAGAAAACTTATTGGTTCCTTACTCGGCAAATATTCATGATGATTTAGCCTTAATTTTAGCTTTGAGACTCTTGATTAACCGTGATACCTGTATGTTGCAGATTTTACAGGTACTTGGGGAAAATCAACAAAAAGATGAGTTGAGTTATGAATTATACAAAATGATGGAGCAACTACCAGCCAGTGTACGCGATCGCATTGAAATTAAAACTGTCGAATCCCCAGAACCAATTCAAGCCGTTGTTGCAGCTTCCGAAACAGTTGACCTCACCATTGCCGGCACCAGCCGCGTTTGGGGAATTGAGCGTCAAACCCTCGGCAGATACACAGATGCACTAGCCATTCAATGCCGTTCCTCTCTGCTCATTACCCGCCGTTACAGTCAAGTTACCTCTCATCTGGCTTCTGTGCTACCTGAAATCAGCAACCAAGAATCAAAAGTGACAAACTAA
- a CDS encoding AMIN domain-containing protein produces the protein MYTSPKPKWFLLWSQRLVSISWLGFYTAITLDTGSSNAAPIAKLNDWRFYPEAAQLEFTLSAGTKPQYFYLSQPPRLVIDLPDTKLGYVMTKQSYSGAIQRVRVSQLNATITRIVLDLATGTYIDINQVKLQPVSRNNPTRWILRPFTSSKNLAIQPANLQPNINNFPPSSYNYYPQTPAPTNLNPNSNYLQLPSALPPITTNQQQPYITVPPLSSKNPSQIPGSILPPANFPNQSGNLNSTAPLASPNFPIPTARTTPNYQSNEVQIPVIEFGQPLPKP, from the coding sequence ATGTACACAAGCCCAAAACCTAAATGGTTTTTGTTATGGAGCCAGCGTCTAGTTAGTATCAGCTGGCTAGGATTTTACACAGCAATTACTTTAGACACTGGTAGTAGTAATGCTGCACCAATTGCTAAGTTGAATGATTGGCGATTTTATCCAGAAGCGGCACAACTTGAATTTACGTTGTCAGCTGGTACAAAGCCGCAATACTTTTACCTTTCTCAACCGCCACGTCTGGTTATTGACCTGCCAGATACTAAGCTGGGTTATGTTATGACTAAGCAAAGTTATTCTGGCGCAATTCAACGTGTCCGGGTTTCGCAATTGAACGCCACCATAACTCGAATTGTTCTAGATTTAGCCACCGGAACTTATATCGACATCAATCAGGTAAAACTACAACCTGTCTCTAGAAATAATCCCACGCGCTGGATATTACGTCCTTTTACTTCTAGTAAAAATCTCGCCATTCAACCAGCAAACTTACAGCCCAACATTAATAACTTCCCGCCAAGTTCCTATAATTACTATCCTCAAACACCTGCTCCTACTAACTTAAATCCCAACTCTAACTATCTACAGTTACCTAGTGCTTTACCGCCCATCACTACTAACCAACAACAACCCTATATCACTGTACCTCCCCTATCTTCCAAGAATCCTTCTCAAATCCCAGGCTCAATTCTTCCTCCAGCCAACTTTCCCAATCAATCTGGTAATTTGAATAGTACTGCGCCCTTAGCCAGTCCTAATTTTCCCATTCCTACAGCCCGAACCACACCCAACTATCAATCCAATGAAGTCCAAATCCCAGTGATTGAATTTGGACAACCTCTGCCTAAACCATAA
- a CDS encoding DUF3172 domain-containing protein, producing MRRKSTGRSATTSKPPAFQPSLFNLTTIAILGGVLVLGIGIGIAFSSTTTLSPSNVASREFIDTRAPNPEICVQYGASAMVMDARLFVTLNPFNVYVAQPSMRPGCVLRQNNWAILEQRKLVTSDQVRECKNRLNTFGFTGSLDSEKPDIRCIYQNDAAQNFFTSQPGAVGSPQDTDRF from the coding sequence ATGAGACGTAAATCAACTGGTAGATCAGCTACAACATCTAAACCTCCGGCTTTTCAGCCTTCTCTGTTCAACCTCACCACGATCGCTATTTTGGGAGGTGTGCTAGTTTTGGGTATTGGCATTGGGATTGCTTTTAGCTCCACAACCACTTTATCGCCATCCAACGTGGCTTCGCGGGAATTTATTGATACAAGAGCGCCAAACCCAGAGATTTGTGTACAGTACGGCGCTAGTGCAATGGTGATGGATGCCAGATTATTTGTGACACTTAACCCATTTAACGTTTATGTTGCTCAACCAAGTATGCGTCCAGGATGCGTATTACGGCAAAATAACTGGGCAATTTTAGAACAGCGCAAACTTGTCACCTCTGACCAAGTAAGAGAATGTAAAAATCGTCTGAATACCTTTGGTTTTACAGGTAGCTTAGATAGCGAAAAACCTGATATTAGATGTATTTATCAAAACGACGCAGCGCAAAACTTTTTCACATCTCAACCGGGAGCCGTGGGATCACCTCAAGACACAGACAGATTTTAG